In ANME-2 cluster archaeon, the sequence CTGGCCAAGAGAGGACATGAAGTGCATATTTTTACCCGCCGTGGTAGTTGCAATGAATATGATGAAATAAACGGCGTACACTACCAGCGGTGCGACCATGATATCTCAGGCAGTATTGTAAACCAGATGGATGCAATGTGCGATGCCATGTACGAGAAGTTCGGGGAGGTCAAAAAGACCTTCGGGGATTTTGATATTATTCACGGTCATGACTGGCATCCGGTCAATGCACTCAATCGTATCAAGCAGCACTATGATCTTCCCTTTGCAATGACCTTTCACAGCACTGAGTGGGGCAGGTGTGGCAACCAGTTCAGTTCATCATGGGAATCACATGCAATATCGCACAGGGAATGGCTGGGAGGATATGAAGCTTCAAATGTCATCATTACCACACCCCAGTTCAAACAGGAGGTCCAGGATATCTACCACATACCAGATGATAAAATATCCGTTATCCCCAACGGTATCTTCCCGGGGAAGATCCAGAAGAAGGTGGATGCCGGGAAGGTAAAAGAACAACATGGTATCCATCCTTTTGCTCCAGTAGTGCTTTTTACCGGACGCATGAGTTACCAGAAAGGAGCTGATATGCTGGTCGAGGCTGTGCCTAAGGTATTACAGCAGCATTGGGATACCCAGTTCGTGTTTATAGGCGAAGGTGAGATGAGAATGCATTGTGAAAATATGGCCCGTGCCCTGGGAGTTTATGATTCGTGTCATTTCCTTGGTTATGCACCTGATGAGACACTTTCCAGCTGGATGAATGCCTGCACCATGACCTGTGTACCCAGCCGGAACGAGCCATTCGGGATAGTGGTCCTTGAATCGTGGGATGCCTGCAAACCTGTTATTGCAACGAATGCCGTCCACCTTGTAGATAATTTTTCCAACGGAATTGTGAGTTATCAGACTCCGGATTCGATTGCGTGGGGGATTAATTATTCCCTTGACGGTTCGGAGTCATCAAGTAAAATCATGGGTTTGAACGGCAATAAGCTGGTCAAGACCAGGTATAACTGGAAGACCATCGCAAAGAATACTGAATATAGTTACAGGAACCTGACTTAGGATTGGAGGGATACCATGGAGGAATTTACATCAAGAATCGGTGAAGCGGCAGGTGCCACATTCAACGAACTGGTAAAAGGAGATACAAGCCTAACAAAGCTTAAAACTGGCCTTGCAGAGTTGGGTTTTGATGCAAACATCTCTGCTATGGCGATTGGGTGGCTTGCAAGGGAAGATAAGGTCGTTATTGTGAAAAATGGTAAGGTCTGGAACATCAGGCTTAGATGACCTCAACGGTAAATTATCCATACGTATGTGGGAATAAGCTGAGAGTGATACCTGATATTGCAAAGCTTACCGAATTATCCATACGTATGTGGGAATAAGCTGAGAGTGATACCTGATATTGCAAAGCTTACCGAATTATCCATACGTTTGTGGAAATAAGGGCTGGTTTTCCCAACAGTACAGCGGTAAGTACTCGAGTTGATTTGAGCTTGGTAAAGATTTTTGTTATGTTGAAATAAATCATGTGGATAATACCATTAATATACATGCCATCATAGTCTGTTCACTTATTCCAGCATACATTTCCGGAGATATGAAATGGAAGACCGGATTGTGATAACCGCAAAAAGACTTATCAAGACCTATAATGGCCAGAGGGCAGTTGACGGTATCGATTTCCAGGTAGGCAAAGGCGAAGTCTTTGGCATCATAGGGCCTAACGGCGCTGGCAAGACCACTACTCTGAAGATGATAAGCGGTCTTATCCCGCCCACACAGGGACAGACGTTGATGAACGGGCAGGTTGTAAGCATTGACAATATCGCTATAAAAAAAATCATCGGATACCTGCCGGAAGATTCCCCCCTGTACGAGAACATGAAGACACGGGATTATCTCAGGTTCTTTGCAGCTATCCACGATATAGGGAAGGAGGAAGCTGACAGACGTATCGACAAGCTGCTTCAACAACTCAACCTTAAGGAAGGTAACAAGCGGCTGGGAACGTTCTCAAAAGGCATGAAACGCAAGGTGGCAATTGCCAGAAGTCTGATAAATGACCCTCAGATACTTATATACGACGAACCCGCGTCAGGGCTTGACCCCCAGACAGCCCATTATATCATCGGCTTTATCAGGACCATGAAAGACAGGGGCAAGACCATTATATTCAGCGGACATAACCTGGCGCAGGTCGAAAATATCTGTGACAGGGTCCTTATTATGAAAGGTGGGATTGTTGCTGCATACGGTACGATCGCTGAATTAAAGGAGCAGTACGGGACCACCACATACAGCATTACGTACGAATCCGGGGGGAGCACACAGATACAGACAATCAGGGACATGGATGAAATGAACCGCGCGGTCAGGGATATCGTCAACGACGGGGGGAGTATCACTGATGTGTCTGTTGAGGAATCTGACCTTGAGGAGATATTTTTAGGATTGGTGGGTGTTGGGGATGAGTAATAATCTCTATTCAGGATTCGATAAATTCTTCAATTACTTCAATAAATCTGTAAAGGTCATCAGTTTCTTCCTTCAGATGCACATAAACCCGGTTATCATCCACTTTACCATATCTATGTACAAGGAGATTCCTGAAGCTGATCATGTCCTGCAATCTTGGCGATAGTTTTTCAGGGATAATCTTGTTCTCGGTTAGCTTGCTTATCGCGTCCCGGTTATCTTTAGGAAGCGTAAGACCTTTTCCAGCAATTATCAAGTTACAAATATCCAGCACATCCTGACACGCAAGCTGAAATGTACTTTCACATGCCCTCCTGGTAATTCTTTGCACAAGATAATCATCCATTATATCCGGAAGGTCTTCTTCAAGTTCAATGAGGTAACTTTGAAGTTCATTCAATTTGTCCTTTATTCGTTCAATATCCAATGTTAAATCAATTTTTACTGACCTTTTTCTTCATGCGTTCCTTCATCGCACTGTTGTAGTATTCCCTGTGTCTTTTGTAATCGCTGTATTCAAAATCATTTTCTTTTAAAAGCGTTAACACATAGTACATTTCTCGTGTATGCAACACGTGACCTTCCTCAAATATCCTTTTTCTGATATGTATTGGTAA encodes:
- a CDS encoding glycosyltransferase family 4 protein, with the translated sequence MESLRIGMFSWESLYSIKVGGIAPHVTEIAESLAKRGHEVHIFTRRGSCNEYDEINGVHYQRCDHDISGSIVNQMDAMCDAMYEKFGEVKKTFGDFDIIHGHDWHPVNALNRIKQHYDLPFAMTFHSTEWGRCGNQFSSSWESHAISHREWLGGYEASNVIITTPQFKQEVQDIYHIPDDKISVIPNGIFPGKIQKKVDAGKVKEQHGIHPFAPVVLFTGRMSYQKGADMLVEAVPKVLQQHWDTQFVFIGEGEMRMHCENMARALGVYDSCHFLGYAPDETLSSWMNACTMTCVPSRNEPFGIVVLESWDACKPVIATNAVHLVDNFSNGIVSYQTPDSIAWGINYSLDGSESSSKIMGLNGNKLVKTRYNWKTIAKNTEYSYRNLT
- a CDS encoding winged helix-turn-helix domain-containing protein; protein product: MEEFTSRIGEAAGATFNELVKGDTSLTKLKTGLAELGFDANISAMAIGWLAREDKVVIVKNGKVWNIRLR
- a CDS encoding ABC transporter ATP-binding protein; amino-acid sequence: MEDRIVITAKRLIKTYNGQRAVDGIDFQVGKGEVFGIIGPNGAGKTTTLKMISGLIPPTQGQTLMNGQVVSIDNIAIKKIIGYLPEDSPLYENMKTRDYLRFFAAIHDIGKEEADRRIDKLLQQLNLKEGNKRLGTFSKGMKRKVAIARSLINDPQILIYDEPASGLDPQTAHYIIGFIRTMKDRGKTIIFSGHNLAQVENICDRVLIMKGGIVAAYGTIAELKEQYGTTTYSITYESGGSTQIQTIRDMDEMNRAVRDIVNDGGSITDVSVEESDLEEIFLGLVGVGDE
- a CDS encoding DUF86 domain-containing protein, translated to MDIERIKDKLNELQSYLIELEEDLPDIMDDYLVQRITRRACESTFQLACQDVLDICNLIIAGKGLTLPKDNRDAISKLTENKIIPEKLSPRLQDMISFRNLLVHRYGKVDDNRVYVHLKEETDDLYRFIEVIEEFIES